A portion of the Thermothelomyces thermophilus ATCC 42464 chromosome 5, complete sequence genome contains these proteins:
- a CDS encoding uncharacterized protein (Contains conserved domain SET[pfam00856], SET domains are protein lysine methyltransferase enzymes) — MAPGADGNTVYLTEQEVQRIQTTVKENVKKRTELRGHAREPRQAKDAISQATGAALMADMGSMSMDQSKESIPALAVGQPYPPCTAPLKELQPMKLADLTLETHHRGRQLSVKRASPVVTLASRSWTMVQDDAEETERLEIVLHKTLHGKDVLESASTFIIKEPYFTLTEEGEPTLRIDHPSDLVVLHDAGNDQPTLPPDVSPDEIEKRALAHKQKGNTALGKNDLPLAHASYTAGLALAARLPTADLSRDLHRNRAHVNLLLGQFDEARSDALAALIPTREEGGGGAEQQKNEAEAANDDDARVAELNAKCYFRAGTAAYSLARFAEARDLFERQLRLMPQDKGAAANLARYGALAAITYDVRDDRIRVAPVGLERVVVERAVKNPSLIGDLMDLYGDWDGGEAKGVRETEDGPVVDVFRVHDIVARNGFGVDSRDGRGGGGGPGQGGSGGGSGGAAGLWIRAAYFNHSCVPNTEREFIGDLIVVRALRDIAAGEELVQSYDVTGDYEGRREALMTTWGFECNCALCEAERTDDVAVREKRSKLAKEADEFLKTVGTLASKRLAIAKARRLVAAIDETYDDKKYRDLPRLANRLLQQWLSAANRQL; from the exons ATGGCCCCCGGAGCGGACGGCAATACCGTCTACCTGACCGAGCAAGAAGTACAACGCATTCAAACCACAGTAAAGGAAAACGTCAAGAAGCGGACGGAACTCCGCGGCCATGCCCGCGAACCGAGGCAGGCAAAGGATGCCATCAGCCAGGCGACCGGGGCCGCGCTGATGGCCGACATGGGCAGCATGTCCATGGATCAGTCTAAGGAGAGCATTCCCGCTCTCGCCGTCGGGCAGCCATACCCGCCCTGCACCGCTCCGCTCAAGGAGTTGCAGCCGATGAAGCTGGCCGACCTCACCCTCGAAACTCACCACCGCGGGCGCCAGCTGTCCGTCAAGCGGGCCAGTCCGGTCGTCACGCTGGCGTCTAGGTCGTGGACTATGGTCCAGGACGACGCCGAGGAGACGGAGCGGTTGGAAATTGTCCTGCACAAGACGCTGCACGGCAAAGACGTCCTCGAGTCGGCATCGACCTTTATCATCAAGGAACCCTACTTTACGCTCACCGAGGAGGGCGAGCCGACGCTCCGCATCGACCATCCTTCCGACCTTGTCGTCCTCCACGACGCCGGCAACGATCAACCCACCCTCCCCCCCGACGTCTCTCCAGACGAGATCGAGAAGCGAGCGCTCGCCCACAAGCAGAAGGGCAACACGGCGCTCGGCAAAAACGACCTCCCCCTCGCCCACGCATCTTACACGGCCGGCCTGGCCCTCGCCGCGCGCCTCCCCACCGCGGACCTCAGCCGGGACCTGCACCGTAACCGCGCACATGTGAACCTGCTGCTCGGGCAGTTTGACGAGGCCAGGTCTGATGCTCTGGCCGCGCTCATCCCGACCAGAGAGgaaggcggaggaggggcGGAGCAGCAGAAGAACGAGGCGGAGGCCGCTAATGACGACGACGCGCGCGTCGCCGAGCTCAACGCCAAGTGCTACTTCCGCGCCGGCACCGCCGCCTACAGCCTGGCGCGCTTCGCCGAGGCCCGCGACCTGTTCGAGCGCCAGCTGCGCCTGATGCCGCAGGACAAGGGCGCGGCGGCCAACCTGGCGCGGT ACGGCGCGCTGGCGGCCATCACGTACGACGTGCGGGACGACCGGATCCGCGTGGCGCCGGTCGGGCTGGAgcgggtggtggtggagcgGGCGGTCAAGAACCCGTCGCTGATCGGGGACCTGATGGACCTGTACGGCGACTgggacggcggcgaggccAAGGGCGTGCGGGAGACGGAGGACGGCCCGGTCGTGGATGTGTTCCGGGTGCACGACATCGTCGCCAGGAACGGCTTCGGCGTCGACAGCAGGGACGGCcgcgggggagggggaggaccGGGACAGggaggcagcggcggcggcagcggcggcgctgcGGGGCTCTGGATCCGCGCCGCCTACTTTAACCACTCCTGCGTCCCCAACACGGAGCGCGAGTTCATCGGCGACCTGATCGTGGTCCGCGCGCTCCGGGACATTGCCGCCGGGGAGGAGCTGGTGCAGAGCTACGACGTGACCGGGGACTACGAGGGCAGGCGGGAGGCTCTGATGACCACGTGGGGTTTCGAATGCAACTGCGCGCTCTGCGAGGCCGAGAGGACGGATGATGTGGCAGTGAGGGAGAAACGGAGCAAGCTGGCCAAGGAGGCGGACGAATTCCTCAAGACCGTCGGCACGCTGGCCAGCAAGAGGCTGGCCATCGCCAAGGCGAGGCGGCTGGTGGCGGCCATCGACGAGACGTACGACGACAAGAAGTACCGCGATCTGCCTCGTCTGGCGAATCGCCTGCTCCAGCAGTGGCTTTCGGCTGCCAATCGCCAGCTATGA